A genome region from Archaeoglobus fulgidus DSM 4304 includes the following:
- a CDS encoding ABC transporter ATP-binding protein: protein MAQIEVENLTKVFNGFRALDGISLVVERGEIFGFLGPNGAGKTTTINCCLGLIKPTSGSVRIAGMDVEEKPVEVKEICGYLPENYGFYPNLTARQNLLYFSEFYANPKDNVDELLALVGLQDSADKKVGEFSRGMKQRLALAQALINDPEVVFLDEPTNGLDPQGIADFRKIIRELNQKGKTFFFSSHILSEVREVCSVVGIINRGRIVKVGKISELSGSMEVVVQTEPRADESLLREFGEVEYDESRDVYVIKVESDCRVEISRTLFEHGFVVKELSLREPSLEKIYLSMVGE from the coding sequence ATGGCACAGATTGAGGTTGAGAACCTCACCAAGGTCTTCAACGGTTTCAGGGCTCTTGACGGGATAAGCTTGGTAGTTGAGAGGGGCGAAATTTTCGGTTTTCTCGGTCCAAACGGGGCTGGAAAGACAACAACCATCAACTGCTGCCTCGGACTGATTAAGCCAACTTCAGGCAGCGTAAGGATTGCCGGAATGGACGTTGAGGAGAAGCCGGTTGAGGTTAAGGAGATTTGTGGCTACCTGCCAGAAAATTACGGTTTCTATCCCAACTTAACGGCAAGGCAGAACCTGCTTTACTTCTCGGAATTCTACGCCAATCCTAAGGATAATGTTGACGAGCTTCTCGCCCTCGTAGGCCTTCAGGATTCCGCAGACAAAAAGGTTGGAGAGTTCAGCAGGGGAATGAAGCAGAGGCTGGCCTTAGCTCAGGCACTGATAAACGACCCTGAGGTGGTCTTTCTGGATGAGCCGACCAACGGCCTCGACCCGCAGGGGATTGCAGACTTCAGGAAAATTATAAGGGAGCTCAACCAGAAGGGCAAGACCTTCTTCTTCTCCTCCCACATACTTTCAGAGGTCAGGGAGGTGTGCAGCGTTGTGGGAATCATAAACAGGGGAAGGATCGTGAAGGTTGGGAAGATTTCGGAGCTTTCAGGCAGCATGGAGGTTGTTGTTCAAACCGAGCCCAGAGCTGACGAATCTCTGCTGAGGGAGTTTGGAGAGGTTGAGTATGATGAGAGCAGAGATGTATATGTCATTAAGGTTGAATCGGACTGCAGAGTGGAAATTTCGCGCACACTCTTCGAGCACGGTTTTGTTGTTAAAGAGCTCTCTCTGAGGGAGCCAAGCCTTGAAAAAATTTACCTCAGCATGGTGGGAGAATGA
- the rpsB gene encoding 30S ribosomal protein S2 — protein MMEKEYEYLVPPDDYLAAGVHIGTQIKTGDMKKFIFKVRQDGLYVLDIRKLDERIRVAAKFLSRYEPSKILLVAARQYAHKPVQMFSKVVGSDYIVGRFIPGTLTNPMLSEYREPEVVFVNDPAIDKQAVSEATAVGIPVVALCDSNNSSADVDLVIPTNNKGRRALAIVYWLLAREIAKIRGQDFTYSIEDFEAEL, from the coding sequence ATGATGGAGAAGGAGTACGAGTATCTGGTTCCGCCGGATGATTACCTCGCAGCGGGAGTGCACATAGGGACCCAAATCAAAACGGGCGACATGAAGAAGTTCATCTTCAAGGTAAGGCAGGATGGGCTTTACGTTCTGGACATCAGAAAGCTGGACGAGAGAATCAGAGTTGCCGCAAAGTTCCTTTCGAGGTATGAGCCTTCAAAGATTCTGCTGGTTGCGGCGAGACAGTACGCTCACAAGCCCGTTCAAATGTTCTCAAAGGTGGTTGGAAGCGATTACATCGTGGGGAGGTTTATTCCTGGAACTCTGACAAATCCAATGCTCTCCGAGTACAGGGAGCCTGAGGTCGTTTTCGTCAATGATCCCGCCATTGACAAGCAGGCCGTGAGCGAGGCCACTGCTGTCGGCATTCCAGTCGTTGCCCTCTGCGACTCCAACAACTCCTCCGCTGACGTTGACCTTGTCATACCCACAAACAACAAGGGCAGAAGGGCTCTGGCCATTGTTTACTGGCTCCTCGCAAGGGAGATTGCGAAAATCAGGGGGCAGGACTTCACCTACAGCATTGAGGACTTCGAGGCCGAGCTTTAA
- a CDS encoding NTP transferase domain-containing protein — translation MEAVILAAGFGSRLGHHTREIPKALLKIGKRPLIYYTVQTLMENGIRDVVVVTGHKGYVLREYLSQFDLNFKFVHNSLYKKTNNIYSLYLAMDHVSKGFYILNSDVLFHPGIFRELHSSTKENLILSVDTFKELGEEEMKVKIEDGVVKRISKQLNPSEADGEYIGIARVEENIIDDLYNHVSRVMERKGRRVFYEEAFQSMMDDGIAVYYETTKGLPWIEIDTPADLMKARYEIYPKIQF, via the coding sequence ATGGAGGCAGTAATACTCGCTGCAGGTTTCGGTTCACGATTGGGTCATCACACTCGCGAAATCCCGAAAGCTCTCCTGAAAATTGGGAAAAGACCGTTGATATACTACACGGTTCAGACTCTGATGGAGAACGGTATCAGGGATGTTGTAGTGGTTACCGGACACAAAGGATACGTTTTGAGGGAGTATCTTTCGCAGTTCGACCTCAATTTCAAATTTGTCCACAACAGCCTTTACAAGAAAACCAACAACATTTACAGCCTCTATCTGGCAATGGACCACGTGAGCAAGGGATTTTACATCCTGAACTCCGATGTTCTCTTCCATCCCGGCATCTTTCGGGAACTGCACTCCTCCACGAAGGAGAACCTGATACTGTCCGTTGACACGTTCAAGGAGCTTGGAGAGGAGGAGATGAAGGTCAAAATAGAGGATGGAGTTGTTAAAAGAATAAGCAAACAGCTCAACCCCTCAGAGGCTGATGGAGAATACATAGGCATTGCAAGAGTTGAGGAAAACATCATCGACGACCTCTACAACCACGTTTCCAGAGTTATGGAAAGGAAAGGGAGAAGAGTGTTCTATGAGGAGGCTTTTCAGTCAATGATGGATGACGGCATCGCTGTTTACTATGAAACAACAAAAGGGCTTCCGTGGATTGAAATAGACACCCCTGCGGACTTGATGAAGGCCAGATACGAAATCTACCCCAAAATCCAGTTTTGA
- a CDS encoding ABC transporter ATP-binding protein gives MIEVKGVSKSFGNKAVLSEVSFVAENEILGLLGPNGSGKSTLMKIIAGVIPPDEGDVIVNGVSVAENPLKVKELVGFVPETPVLYESLTASELFSFVGAVRKIESSLLKERVERLAEALEFTAMDELFANLSLGNRQKVSIIAAMLHNPSVLILDEAFNGLDVASAKVFRDLIFQFREEGREVILSTHIMPIAERICDRILIIQNGRIIAQGTPDELKKDEDLEDVFLKLTKIERDIKPLLEVLSSG, from the coding sequence TTGATTGAGGTAAAAGGCGTCTCCAAAAGCTTTGGCAATAAGGCAGTGCTCAGCGAAGTGAGTTTTGTAGCTGAAAATGAGATTCTCGGCCTTCTCGGCCCAAACGGGAGCGGTAAATCAACGCTGATGAAGATAATCGCCGGAGTTATTCCCCCGGATGAAGGGGATGTCATTGTAAACGGCGTATCTGTAGCTGAGAACCCCCTTAAAGTTAAGGAGCTTGTTGGATTCGTCCCCGAAACTCCAGTGCTTTACGAGAGCCTTACTGCATCCGAACTCTTCAGCTTTGTCGGGGCAGTTAGAAAAATTGAGTCCTCTCTGCTGAAAGAGAGGGTTGAGAGGCTTGCTGAGGCCCTTGAGTTCACGGCGATGGACGAACTTTTTGCAAATCTAAGCCTTGGAAACAGGCAGAAGGTTTCCATAATCGCTGCTATGCTCCACAACCCCTCGGTGCTGATTCTCGACGAGGCTTTCAACGGCCTCGACGTTGCTTCAGCAAAGGTTTTCAGAGACCTGATTTTCCAGTTCAGAGAGGAGGGGAGAGAGGTGATTCTCTCAACCCACATCATGCCCATTGCCGAGAGAATCTGCGACAGAATTCTCATAATTCAAAACGGCAGAATAATCGCTCAGGGCACTCCTGATGAGCTGAAAAAGGATGAGGATCTTGAAGATGTTTTTCTGAAGCTCACGAAAATAGAGAGGGACATCAAACCTCTGCTGGAGGTGCTGTCTTCTGGCTGA
- a CDS encoding COG1470 family protein encodes MKFFRFFLLAAIAALLTGSIECELKEITAAPGEEVSIPLTVKNDEGNESTFQLSYSFWYGEAEGYFYYNGQRVNSLRLNSSESADLTFKFLAPEKPGRYYLYLHADGSAGVTVNVELPEKPLRISLDNTGIVAEGGDVVEVNALLENTLNSPIEVDLSCDAPKGWECRFYDGDVEVYRTVVGEGGKQLRVQVDIDSTADVGKYAVTLHIGPQTKEFEVFVKESHAGEKGEVRLRVVDKDGEGVASARITAGNETFFTSGDGEAIFEVEPGTYDLKIEKGGYYEKTIRDVKVRGGRTNDLGTVFLEKKAYYAELSVSSSRITVSIGDVASLNVRIENRGYGEDQYALSLEGLPPDFTYNFREGELAVSEVYLEGGEEKDITLEIYTPATAEVGDYSLKIVAKGKYTAEKDLKLSVVGRMAAYFSLEGGMYTVKASPGEELELKGYVENSGRGVTLTNVKVKLELPQGWSGEVSPEVIPSVKPGERGEVNLRIRVPPDAKPSEYRITVETTSDQMTMSDRISVVVGESSAATFVGLGIIAVTILALIILIKKVGRR; translated from the coding sequence ATGAAATTTTTCAGGTTTTTTCTCTTAGCTGCGATTGCGGCACTCCTTACTGGCTCGATTGAGTGTGAACTCAAGGAGATAACTGCTGCCCCGGGAGAAGAGGTCTCCATCCCCCTCACCGTGAAAAATGACGAGGGGAATGAGAGCACCTTTCAGCTAAGCTACAGCTTCTGGTATGGAGAGGCTGAGGGCTACTTCTACTACAACGGACAGAGGGTTAATTCCTTAAGGCTGAACTCCAGCGAGTCGGCAGATTTAACCTTCAAATTCTTGGCTCCGGAAAAGCCGGGGAGGTATTACCTTTATCTCCACGCAGACGGCAGTGCAGGCGTTACGGTGAACGTTGAGCTTCCAGAAAAGCCTCTGCGGATATCCCTCGACAACACGGGCATTGTTGCTGAAGGAGGGGATGTGGTTGAGGTTAACGCACTGCTGGAAAACACCCTCAACTCGCCGATAGAGGTTGATTTGAGCTGTGATGCCCCCAAAGGCTGGGAGTGCAGGTTTTACGACGGCGATGTGGAGGTCTACAGAACTGTGGTTGGAGAGGGCGGGAAGCAGCTGAGGGTTCAGGTTGATATAGATTCAACCGCTGATGTGGGAAAGTATGCGGTTACACTGCATATCGGCCCGCAAACCAAAGAATTTGAAGTTTTTGTGAAGGAGAGCCATGCGGGAGAGAAGGGGGAGGTGAGGCTCAGAGTTGTTGACAAGGATGGTGAGGGGGTTGCTTCAGCCAGAATCACAGCTGGAAACGAGACCTTCTTTACCTCCGGTGATGGAGAGGCAATTTTCGAGGTTGAGCCCGGCACCTACGACCTGAAAATCGAAAAGGGTGGGTACTACGAGAAGACGATAAGGGACGTTAAGGTCAGGGGCGGGAGGACAAACGACCTCGGAACGGTTTTTCTTGAGAAAAAAGCTTACTATGCAGAGCTTTCGGTGAGCAGCTCAAGAATCACCGTTTCCATAGGTGACGTGGCTTCCCTTAACGTCAGAATAGAAAACAGGGGTTACGGAGAGGACCAGTATGCCCTCAGCCTTGAAGGCCTGCCCCCTGATTTTACATACAACTTCAGGGAGGGTGAGCTTGCAGTCTCTGAGGTTTACTTGGAGGGTGGAGAAGAGAAGGACATCACCCTCGAAATCTACACACCGGCAACCGCAGAAGTGGGGGATTACAGCCTGAAAATCGTTGCCAAGGGCAAGTACACTGCCGAAAAAGACCTCAAGCTCAGCGTTGTTGGGAGAATGGCAGCCTACTTCAGCCTTGAGGGTGGGATGTACACTGTAAAAGCCTCTCCGGGAGAGGAGCTTGAGCTGAAGGGATACGTGGAGAACTCTGGGAGGGGTGTGACGCTGACCAACGTTAAGGTAAAGCTTGAACTTCCTCAGGGATGGAGCGGGGAGGTTAGCCCCGAAGTGATTCCCTCCGTAAAACCCGGAGAGAGGGGGGAAGTTAACCTTAGGATCAGGGTTCCCCCCGACGCCAAGCCGAGCGAGTACAGAATAACAGTTGAAACAACCTCTGACCAGATGACCATGAGTGACAGAATCAGCGTTGTGGTTGGAGAAAGCAGCGCTGCAACCTTCGTGGGGCTGGGGATCATTGCAGTAACCATTCTGGCTTTGATAATCCTCATCAAGAAGGTGGGGAGGAGGTAG
- a CDS encoding serine aminopeptidase domain-containing protein: MLRAVALVMALLLIPAAGAFEYLGEVYTAKTDDGVKIKLLRYHPPGEGVNDGVQPVVLFSGLLCNMNEYLTHTPPELKDLYKTQLPSELADWAVGDERIQQDPMLYYSLAYYLWKQGYDVWLVNYRGTGVGELKSGVGSARTSLDTWAIYDTKAAITKVYEVTGKHPVIGGHSTGGLVSYVYLQGAKFKWTFACLFKKPWCKKVVSDDDLVRERNGLTEGEETVVGVIALDPAMIPPLPKLTDLKLMWLLLDTPLYIDIRGIMNLIAKNDRLWCATTHTIDEVFELIFEMNEEYGQYSELIRDLTFTNPGNMNDELNDFLVRYVADSLYTPTLAHYNDFGTHRTAREYFENGGRSYLIVPPEPNPGKDGYYYYILNMQKVRVPFITLLSEYDALVEAEQIIRDLMEAKTPHQFDEYYIIEGTAHLDLPFGLKAPSEVFPKVGAWLEKVRVYPVTPH; the protein is encoded by the coding sequence ATGCTTAGGGCTGTTGCTCTGGTTATGGCGCTGCTGTTGATTCCTGCCGCTGGAGCGTTTGAGTATCTCGGCGAGGTTTACACGGCAAAAACGGATGACGGAGTAAAAATCAAGCTGCTGAGATACCACCCGCCGGGAGAAGGTGTAAACGACGGTGTACAGCCGGTTGTGCTGTTTTCGGGGCTGCTCTGCAACATGAACGAATACCTGACTCACACACCTCCGGAACTCAAAGACCTCTACAAAACTCAGCTTCCATCAGAGCTTGCGGACTGGGCCGTGGGGGATGAGAGAATCCAGCAGGACCCCATGCTTTACTACAGCCTTGCATACTACCTCTGGAAGCAGGGATACGACGTCTGGCTCGTGAACTACAGGGGGACGGGCGTTGGGGAGCTGAAAAGCGGTGTCGGCTCTGCAAGAACGAGCCTCGATACGTGGGCGATTTACGACACAAAGGCGGCGATTACGAAGGTTTACGAGGTGACGGGAAAGCATCCGGTGATAGGGGGGCACAGCACCGGTGGGCTTGTGAGCTACGTTTACCTGCAGGGCGCTAAATTCAAATGGACTTTCGCCTGCCTTTTCAAAAAGCCGTGGTGCAAGAAGGTCGTTTCGGATGATGATTTGGTGAGGGAAAGGAACGGATTGACCGAGGGTGAGGAGACTGTTGTTGGAGTAATTGCCCTCGACCCGGCAATGATTCCACCACTGCCCAAGCTCACAGACCTGAAGCTGATGTGGCTTCTCCTCGACACCCCGCTTTACATCGACATCAGGGGGATCATGAATCTAATTGCGAAGAACGACAGGCTGTGGTGCGCCACTACCCACACTATAGATGAGGTCTTTGAGCTAATATTTGAGATGAACGAGGAGTACGGGCAGTACAGCGAACTCATAAGAGATTTAACCTTCACAAACCCCGGCAACATGAATGACGAGCTGAACGATTTCCTTGTAAGATACGTCGCTGACAGCCTCTACACTCCCACACTGGCCCACTACAACGATTTCGGAACTCACAGGACTGCGAGGGAATACTTCGAGAACGGTGGCAGAAGCTACCTAATTGTTCCCCCAGAACCAAATCCCGGAAAGGATGGCTACTACTATTACATTCTGAACATGCAGAAAGTCAGAGTCCCGTTCATAACGCTGCTCTCAGAATACGATGCGCTTGTTGAGGCGGAACAGATAATCAGAGACCTGATGGAGGCCAAGACACCACACCAGTTCGACGAGTACTACATAATTGAGGGCACAGCCCATCTTGACTTGCCCTTCGGGCTGAAGGCGCCGAGCGAGGTTTTTCCGAAAGTTGGGGCGTGGCTGGAGAAGGTAAGGGTGTACCCGGTGACTCCCCACTGA
- the eno gene encoding phosphopyruvate hydratase gives MIIEDVHYRVVFDSRGNETVECEVVAGEVVAKAMAPSGASTGSGEAVVVSPYRYEEIEEEVSKAIIGMSVFDQESVDEALRELDGTDNFSRIGGNFAITASLAVAKAAAEILGLPLYAYVGGVFAKELPYPLGNVIGGGRHAEGSTSIQEFLVIPVGAKTFFEAQRANAAVHKQLKKIFKERGIFAAKGDEGAWAAQISDEQAFEILSEAIQRVEDELGVKVRMGIDVAATELWDGERYVYSDRKLTTEEQIAYMAELADRYDLLYIEDPLHEKDFEGFAELTKQVKCMVCGDDIFVTNPEIIKKGIEVGAANTVLIKPNQNGTLSGTAKAVKIAKDNGYSVVVSHRSGETEDETLAHLAVAFNAKLIKTGVVGGERISKLNELIRIEELMDKPRMVMI, from the coding sequence TTGATAATTGAGGACGTTCACTACAGAGTCGTTTTCGACAGCAGGGGAAACGAGACGGTTGAGTGTGAAGTCGTTGCTGGGGAGGTTGTTGCGAAGGCGATGGCTCCGAGCGGAGCCTCTACTGGCAGTGGAGAGGCTGTAGTAGTCAGCCCCTACAGATACGAGGAGATTGAGGAGGAAGTTTCAAAGGCGATTATCGGAATGAGCGTCTTTGATCAGGAGAGCGTTGATGAGGCATTGAGAGAGCTTGACGGAACCGATAACTTTTCCAGAATTGGTGGCAATTTCGCCATAACCGCAAGCCTTGCAGTTGCTAAAGCAGCTGCGGAAATTCTCGGCCTTCCGCTTTACGCTTACGTTGGTGGAGTTTTTGCAAAGGAGCTTCCCTACCCCTTGGGCAATGTCATAGGTGGTGGGAGACACGCAGAAGGCTCCACAAGCATTCAGGAGTTTCTGGTAATTCCAGTTGGGGCAAAAACCTTTTTTGAGGCTCAGAGAGCAAACGCCGCCGTACACAAGCAGCTTAAGAAGATTTTCAAAGAAAGGGGAATTTTCGCTGCCAAAGGCGATGAGGGGGCTTGGGCTGCACAGATAAGTGACGAGCAGGCCTTCGAGATTCTCAGCGAGGCCATCCAGAGAGTTGAGGACGAGCTGGGAGTGAAGGTCAGGATGGGGATTGACGTTGCGGCAACTGAGCTATGGGATGGTGAGAGGTACGTTTACTCCGACAGAAAGCTAACTACAGAGGAGCAGATTGCCTACATGGCGGAGCTTGCTGACAGGTACGACTTGCTCTATATCGAAGACCCCCTCCACGAGAAGGACTTTGAGGGGTTTGCGGAGCTGACGAAGCAGGTAAAGTGCATGGTCTGCGGGGATGACATCTTCGTAACCAACCCCGAAATCATAAAGAAGGGCATTGAGGTTGGTGCAGCAAACACAGTCTTAATAAAACCTAACCAGAACGGGACTCTGAGCGGGACGGCAAAGGCGGTGAAAATTGCGAAGGATAACGGATACAGCGTTGTTGTGAGCCACAGAAGCGGAGAAACGGAGGATGAGACTTTAGCACATCTCGCCGTTGCTTTCAACGCAAAGTTAATAAAGACCGGAGTGGTTGGGGGAGAGAGAATATCCAAGCTCAACGAGCTCATCAGGATTGAAGAATTGATGGACAAACCGAGAATGGTGATGATATGA
- a CDS encoding ABC transporter permease: MKALIIAKKEFADIVTSKRFLALLAAMLLTYLLFVSQMSQFSTISIKAVFGFLGSQTIAFVGGILGLAIGFDMISREKESGTLRTLLSHPVFRDEIVLGKAIAALAAICIIVLVTVMFIIGVSAFYGYIPAADDLGLIAKFALATIAYLFTMFSIGLFFSAVFKSSTTSLTVSLTLFVMLAIFVPIMAYFIAGILAGPAPQPPVDFEKVDESVIESPEWQKYEEEREEHFRRIQEITQTILLISPQNSYTTLVSSFAATSEFMPFQPTDTTKNALSFVILPLLLFTLSYVRFTREEL, encoded by the coding sequence ATGAAGGCGCTGATTATAGCAAAAAAAGAGTTTGCGGATATCGTAACCAGCAAGAGGTTTTTAGCTCTGCTTGCAGCGATGCTGCTCACATACCTGCTCTTTGTGTCTCAAATGAGCCAGTTCTCGACAATCAGCATCAAAGCAGTTTTTGGTTTCCTTGGCTCTCAAACGATAGCCTTTGTCGGAGGGATTTTAGGGCTGGCAATAGGATTTGACATGATTTCGAGGGAGAAGGAGAGCGGAACTTTAAGAACGCTCCTCAGCCACCCGGTTTTCAGGGATGAAATAGTTTTGGGCAAAGCAATTGCTGCACTGGCGGCAATCTGCATTATAGTTCTCGTTACGGTAATGTTCATCATCGGAGTTTCAGCCTTTTACGGCTACATACCAGCAGCAGACGATTTAGGCTTGATTGCGAAGTTCGCGCTGGCAACGATTGCATACCTCTTCACCATGTTCTCCATCGGATTGTTCTTCTCAGCAGTCTTCAAAAGCTCCACTACCTCATTAACAGTTTCCCTAACACTTTTCGTCATGCTGGCTATTTTTGTGCCGATAATGGCCTACTTCATCGCCGGCATCTTAGCAGGTCCTGCTCCCCAGCCGCCTGTTGACTTTGAAAAAGTTGATGAGAGCGTTATTGAATCTCCAGAATGGCAAAAGTATGAGGAGGAGAGAGAGGAGCACTTCAGAAGAATTCAGGAGATTACCCAGACAATTTTGCTGATTTCGCCCCAAAACAGCTACACAACCCTCGTAAGCTCCTTCGCGGCAACTTCTGAATTCATGCCCTTCCAGCCAACGGACACAACCAAAAACGCTCTTTCTTTCGTCATACTGCCTCTCTTGCTGTTTACTCTAAGCTACGTCAGGTTCACGAGGGAGGAGCTATGA
- a CDS encoding acyl-CoA dehydrogenase family protein, whose product MAIGFTFTEEQEDIRRAAREFAEKEFTPELARECDREEKFPYELWKKCAKLGFHAVDIPEEYGGGGYGPIEKMIVMEEFSAVNPGLGLACLLPTFGFEILVLHGSEEQKEKWLTKLARGDVIMGMANTEPDAGSDAANIKTRAVKEGDEWVINGTKQFISNGSIADFLLVTARTREMDPKAKHRGISYFIVETNREGYKANKIKGKMGIRATDTAEISFSNVRVPAENLVGEEGKGFYYMMEFFDMSRVWVGAQAVGIAKGALKLVIDYVKQRKAFNVPLATFQYIQFKIAELATKIEAARTLVYRAAAVQVEQGKPDNTLSSMAKWYAGEVAVETANWALQFHGGYGYIDEYAINQFYRDAKITEIYEGAKEIEKLIIARNLLGFR is encoded by the coding sequence ATGGCAATCGGTTTTACCTTTACCGAGGAGCAGGAGGATATAAGGAGAGCTGCAAGAGAGTTTGCGGAGAAGGAGTTCACGCCTGAGCTGGCGAGGGAGTGCGACAGGGAGGAGAAGTTCCCCTACGAGCTGTGGAAGAAGTGTGCAAAGCTTGGCTTTCATGCTGTCGACATCCCTGAGGAGTACGGTGGAGGCGGTTATGGGCCGATAGAGAAGATGATTGTGATGGAAGAGTTCTCAGCCGTCAACCCCGGCCTCGGACTTGCGTGTTTGCTACCGACCTTCGGCTTTGAAATTCTTGTTCTGCACGGCAGCGAGGAGCAGAAGGAGAAGTGGCTGACGAAGCTTGCAAGGGGAGACGTGATAATGGGCATGGCCAACACTGAGCCTGATGCGGGCAGCGATGCTGCAAACATCAAAACGAGGGCCGTTAAGGAGGGAGATGAGTGGGTGATTAACGGGACGAAGCAGTTCATCAGCAACGGCTCCATTGCGGACTTTCTGCTCGTCACTGCAAGGACGAGGGAGATGGACCCCAAGGCTAAGCACAGGGGAATAAGCTACTTCATCGTTGAGACGAACAGGGAGGGTTACAAGGCGAACAAAATTAAGGGCAAGATGGGAATCAGGGCGACTGACACAGCAGAAATCAGCTTCAGCAATGTAAGAGTTCCGGCAGAGAACCTTGTCGGAGAGGAGGGCAAGGGATTCTACTACATGATGGAGTTCTTCGACATGAGCAGAGTGTGGGTTGGAGCGCAGGCTGTGGGGATTGCCAAAGGGGCTTTGAAGCTCGTAATTGACTACGTGAAGCAGAGAAAGGCCTTCAACGTTCCCCTCGCAACCTTCCAGTACATACAGTTCAAGATTGCCGAACTGGCAACAAAGATTGAGGCTGCAAGAACCCTCGTTTACAGAGCCGCTGCTGTGCAGGTTGAGCAGGGCAAGCCTGACAACACCCTCTCATCCATGGCGAAGTGGTATGCTGGAGAGGTGGCAGTTGAAACAGCCAACTGGGCTCTGCAGTTCCACGGAGGCTACGGATACATCGATGAGTATGCGATAAACCAGTTCTACAGGGATGCCAAAATCACAGAAATCTACGAGGGGGCGAAGGAGATAGAGAAGCTAATAATCGCAAGGAATCTTCTCGGATTCCGTTAA